In Drosophila busckii strain San Diego stock center, stock number 13000-0081.31 chromosome 3R, ASM1175060v1, whole genome shotgun sequence, the sequence TGTCTAAGTTGACAGCATAAGGACTGCACTTAAAGAATTTCAGTTCAATTAATAACTTAAAGTACTTATCTCTGAAATTTTCTGCTTAActttctgctgctgtcagctttGATAGAAAATTCTCTTAGCGCATTACAAACTCTTCGGAAAGTAATTTTCCCATGGCCCACGACAATGCCTTGAAAACTGCCGACTTCAATGCAATTCAactaatttcaacaatttacaCATACTCAATTCGTGAATCAAAGTCATAATTCTATTTTACTAGATTGTCAGCTCAGCTCAATAAAAGAAAGAGGGAgtagccgccgctgctgctccgAATTCACTGGAATTCGTATgaatttttggcagcagctctaGTTGAAGTTCGCGAGGGTGCTACTGTGACTGGGGACGCCTTTGTGTCTGCCTTAATGCTGACCTGTGATTGAGCCATATAACCTGTTGGAAGTGTCATGCAGTCGAGTCGAACCCATTATTAATTAGCCGAATTGTCTATTGGCCAAGGTGTCAACAGGTAAATTCGTCATTGTGTTTGGCGATTTTTTATTTCGGGCTGAGTgcgcgctgctttgtttttttgcaagcGGCAAGATCAGAGCCGCATGCCGCATGTAGCAATGTCACGTTGCACATCAAGCGTTGCCGCTGCTTCAGTCTTGCCGCAATGTAAAGGATAATGTGGCAAAATCCCAACAATTGTCGTCCTTTGACGGCACTTcaaatagcaaacagcaacagcaacagcgactgTAACTAagactttgttttttgtttgcacaggCAACACAGACACTTGACGCTGCGGCCGGCCATGTGGGCAGggcgcatataaataataatcaaacaaataactattaaaaaaaatgcgactcatgtgtattgttttttatttgaagtCAATGCAATTTCTCAACGGGGCTTAAAGTGTTGCCTGGCTCTAAGTGTTCTAATCAATTGACATTAGCTTTGCACTTGGTTAGGTTGATTAAAGCTGCCAGTAGATGGCGCTGCCAACGCCCACACACGCACTCAAGCGTTTCCGAAACGACACACTTTTGCATTTCCTTCGCTTTTTccacgctcgctctctttctcatTCGCTCTCTTGCTCATACCCACGCTTGGCACTTCGGCTGTGGTGAGTTCTTTGCTGACGCTTTAACGGCCAACGCGTACACATAGCAAAATTATATAGAgcgtaaatataaatatttaaaatgttattaaatttaataataagtagTATTGGTTTGATGgccttgaaataaataaacaaacgaacacagcattaaatttaaagagagAGTAAGAGCAAGCATTTGCTAttgaactaaaaataaacattgatGTTCatcatatgtttatataaataacacaattcataaatttatatgtatatttaatttaaacacaaaatgaaaatacatttCTTATAATTCAATGCTCGTACtcatatctttatttttattaatgcatttatttgctttaaattaaattaaatttttctcaGTGCCGCCGCTGTGGCATGAAAAGTCGCTTGAAATTTCCCAACGCTTGCCCCAGCGTCGTCAGTTGGCGCTCGACCGTCTCGccaggcaaaagcaaagcttcgTGCGCGTTTCATAACCACAGAGACAGTCCAACACTCCACTCATACACACATTGACACAAACGCGCACACCGACACACCGATACACAcatagaaacacacacacgcttacaAAAcatctactactactacagaaaaaaaagtgaCACAgtgaaatgcaaatcaaatggtttattgcaaataaataaataagagcagtcaaaagccaaacagctgACAATAAGCATGGCGAAGCGAATGATGCAATTTATGGGTGAACTCTAAGAAGTGCCTACCCCACaaccaaagaaaaaaaaagaactctCGAATGTCTTAGTCGCATGTTTTTCCAATTGCAACGGTTTTCTTCTGTATCTGTTTTccgcaaacaacaacaagagcaacgaAATTGACAAAAATTCTGTGAGCAAATTAAGTGCGCAAGGGCAATTAAAACGCGTCTAGATCAAGTGCTAACCGTTGAGGGCCACATAAACTATTTTAACAGCCAACATGGTAAATATGCTAAAGTGTGATTATGAAATTacacaatgtgtgtgtgtgcgagtgtgtgttaAGCGCAATTTTTCACAGTAGCTTAAGCTGTtgtgtaaattgtttacagcCAAGCCAGAAGCAAGtcaattgcatatttgcaaAAGCGTCGTCTTTGCTCACAATACACAATGCTAGACTTTTTCCTTTTGTTTCCTTTTGCACAAATATGATGTAAGCTTAAATGCcatagcagcagcggcagcagcagcaagaggcagcagcagcagcggcagttaGACTGACAGCCTGAGTGAATGGTGCTTGCCTACATTTTACGCTGTTGCCTTGTATTTAGTTATTAccatcatttatttttattatttttattactagCCTGCTCGCTGCAGCATCCTTAGACTGTGTGTAACTGTAGCTAACGCGTACGCCCGCTCGCAATTCTCTTTTTGCCCATTAGCGcagtttgccatttgcaaCCTTAgccaacagtgcgtatgagtaaAAAGCTTGTTGTTTGGCAAGTGTGAGAAgcagcgagagagacagagagcaagAGGAGCAGGGGGACTGTAAATCGATATTGTGCGGCATGACCGAGTGGCCCACAAGGCGCGCTATATGTTTTGGCTTTAGGGCTCTTGCTCTCACCCCTCAATGCGTGTGCTGTggtggcttttgttgctcgttagccagccagccagacgcCGCTtgctcgcactcgctctcgctctcgcgctcgcGCTCACTTACCCCCGGCAGTTGATGATATGCTGTGGTGAAAACTTTCATTTGACTCTCACACTAGCGAAACTTTCTCTCACACGCTGCCGCTTGACTCAAATTTGCGCTGTtatcacagcagcaacagcaacaacaacaacaacagcaacaacaataataaccaCAGTCAATAGTCTGTAATGCTGCTCAAATTTATTCAGAGACATTTATTGTTGCCATCGTCTTTGTCACGATTTGCGCAttttgtcaacagcagcagcagcagcagcgaaaaggAGCAAACAGTCATCATATGatgtcatatatatatgcaagctTGATATgcatgcctgtgtgtgtgtgtgtgtttgcttgtgaATGAACCTTTGAAAGTATGCAGCAGTTATTGGCAGTGCaaactgctttgcttttactttagcCCCAGAGCTGCTCCAATTCTTTCACATTTGTTTACTTCGCTGTATGCTCGCTTATCAGCTCTTTgagcaattgttattttaattgcattcagCAGCTGTTCGTATGCTCAGCATTCCATTCACTAGTCATATTGGCTATGCAAAGCGTCTCGTACTATCAACAGTTGTGCTGTATTAAATTTCCAGCATGCTTCTAACTTTAACGCAAGCTGCTTAGCCAGTTGGGCTAGCCATAAGCCCATATAGCATTACACTTCTATATACTATaccatatactatatataccttgagtgcagttgctgctgctgctgctgctgctgctgcgcccttTGCTTTCGTTGCGTATTGAATTACATGGCCGCAGTCAATGCCTTTTGAGCTGCCAACTAAGAGCAAGTTAAAGCAAACGCGATGGCAATAAACTTAACAAGCTTGCCACAAGCTATATGCATTAGCGCAGACACAGCGCtaagtaaacatatttatgctatGTGTACTCAATACCCTTTAGTTTATGCTGTGGTTGCTTAAacgttttaatttgaaatcaatttatgagcagctaagtagcaagcagcaaatgtttatagCTTGAATATACTTTGATGTTAATTAGAAATTGAGTAGCTTAAgctaacatttgtttaaagcaTTATtcttgtatataatatatatttaaatcaattattgccttcaacaataatttttttgagtAGCTGCTAAAGTTCCTAGTACTATTTAGCTGCTTGTTAcataaaaatcataataaatattaatgtgcACTATGTTGtcttagaaatatttaataatataccTGGAAGCtaaagtaaattgaaataagcCTATAGACAAACAATCTAACATGAAGTTGAATGAGATTTTCATACAGCaagcttttgaatttttcaaaataataaatcagtTTGAtctacttttgttgttgggaCTGTAAAACTTATAACTTAACTGAATGGAATTTTGTTCGCTTAGCATTTTAGCTCGCTTAAGTGAAAGCCATAAAATCTAATTAATAGTCAGTTTAAGTCACTGAGcagtataataaatattaaaatttattactaaCTAGCTTAGCAGCTTATTgtgtgctttgtttgtttttattctttgcaaaattatttaattaaataataaacactattttgtttatttttttaggtTGAGCGCTCACctatgcttataaaattattgttatctGTATTTGTGTTTCTTTAAAGAATTATGTATCAACatgaattatatttagttatattaatCTGTGTAGAATGCGTTGATGagattaaaaaacaaagcttagCTATTATATATGGCATCTGTTAGTCGTTCAGCTAGTTGTTCTTAATGAGCTTGTTTACCTAGCATTTGCTATGTGCATAAGCAAGTGCTCTTAAGGCTTACAGCATAgcattgtatatgtatttatgtatgtgtgtgtgtgtgttatcagTGGAGCAACGCctgcaggcagccaggcaggcacaTAATCCGCATAGTCTTTGGCGCTTTGTCTTTGGCACGCTTTGTGTGTTTAGATGGCGAACGCAGCCCGCGGCAAGTGAAATTCCTAATGCGATTTAATGCCAcgcgctgctctctctctctctgctctgcCCACAGATCGTACGCCAGCGTTCGCGTCGTGCGCGCATGTGGAACATGGGCTTGCTGTTTCTGATCTACTACTGTGTGAGCATCTACTCAGCTCAAGGCGACACTAAGGCAGACTTGCCACTAGATGTGGGCATGCTGCCCGAAGCTGCCGATGCGGATATACCAACTGAAATGCCAGGCACATCACCCaatccgctgctgctgagcactGAGGTGAGCTGCATGCACTTTCAAGCTAAAgactgcaatttattatttgttgcttatagggtgagctgctgcagtcgacgCTAGCGACGCCAATGCATGGCGCTGTGCCCACTTGGCGACCCAAGCGCGAGAACTGCACGCCGCCTGCCATTGAGCAGTTTCCACAGCCGCTGATGAACAAGTGGGCGCGTCAGCATGGCGGTCTCATCATACACATACTGGTGGCCATCTTTACCTTCTTCGGACTGGCCATAGTCTGCGATGAATACTTCGTAGCCAGCTTGGACAGACTGTGCGAAGAACTGAAGCTATCGCCAGATGTTGCAGGCGCCACTTTTATGGCTGCGGGCAGCTCAGCGCCCGAGCTGGCAACTGTGGTGATTGGCGTATTCTTTGCCAAGGACGATATTGGCATCAGCGGTGTCATTGGCTCAGCAGTGTTCAACATTATGTTTGTCATCTCGGTGTGTGCGCTTTGCTCTGGCACAGTTTGCCAGCTCAACTGGTGGCCGCTGGTGCGCGATTGCTTCTTCTACTGCGTCTCCATACTGGTCATGCTGATTATAATCTTCAATGACGTCATCTCTTGCGTAAGTCTGCGCAGTCTAAAGTTAATGCTTATATAATTGTCTTGCCGCTTTGCAGTTTGAATCGATTGTCATGCTGCTTTGCTATGTGGCCTATTGTGTAGCGCTGTCTTTCAATACGGAGCTGGAGCGCTGGGCCTTGAGCTTGAATCTGCCCTTCAAGCTGCCCAGCAAGGAGGAGCAGTCAGCTTTGGTTACCTACAAGAATGTGCCGGAAAGTTCGTATACGCAAGGCCAGACCAAGGAGAGCGATGTCAGCGctcagccgccgccgccgcagcagcagccacaggcGCCGCAGTCGGATTATCAGAGCTACAATGATCCAAATGCTGGCTGGGATCCCAATGCAGCTTGGGGCGATGAGTCACAAGCGCAGCCGCAGGCTGCAGCGCGCCCAGCTGTGGACGATTGGGGCATGAATCAGTTTAATCAGGCGCCGGGACAGGGACAGGAGAACATGGGCTACAATGCGGATCAGCCAGAGTCTGTGGTCACAGGTGaggctgccgcagcagcagcagccaaagcaccCACAGCTGCTACACCTGGCGCTGTGGATTATTACAAGTCAACGGATAGACAGCGCGAGGCACGGCCCGATCCCTTGCTGCGTCCCACAGAGGGCGGACTGCCCGCTTTGGTGGCCTGGTATGTCGTCTATCCCATACACTTTCTATGCAAGAAAACGATGCCCGATGTGCGATTGGAGCAGTATCGCAAGTGGTATCCATTTACCTTTCTCATCTCGATGGTTTGGATATCGTTCTACTCGTATTTTATGGTCTGGATGATAACGGTGATTGGCTCCACGCTGGCCATACCAGACACTGTGATGGGCCTGACGTTCGTAGCTGCTGGCGTGTCCGTGCCGGATGCCCTAAGCTCAATAGCCGTTATCAAAGAGGGCTTCGGCGATATGGCCGTCTCGAATGCAATCGGCTCAAATGTCTTTGATATACTAGTGTGCTTAGGTCTTCCATGGTTCATACAAACGGCCATCATTAAGCCCGGCTCGCACGTCAATGTCATATCCAAGGGTATGTATATCAATCTCACTCTATCTCTCCCATTGGGCTTCTTTAGCTGCTCGTCGTGTACTGTGTATGCATCTCAAATATTCTGTGTATGGCATGTGTCTTGTTTGTTGTAACTAGCTGGCGTAGCAGCAGTTAGTGCTCCATGCATAAAACTAACCCACGAGTGCTTTACTTATAGGTCTGGCCTACtccactctctcgctcttctcCACCGTTGTCTTCTTAATACTGTCGACGCATTTGAATGGCTGGAAGCTGGATAAGCGCTTGGGCATTATACTGATGATTTGGTATTTGTTCTTCATCACACTAG encodes:
- the LOC108604054 gene encoding probable sodium/potassium/calcium exchanger CG1090 — encoded protein: MIVRQRSRRARMWNMGLLFLIYYCVSIYSAQGDTKADLPLDVGMLPEAADADIPTEMPGTSPNPLLLSTEGELLQSTLATPMHGAVPTWRPKRENCTPPAIEQFPQPLMNKWARQHGGLIIHILVAIFTFFGLAIVCDEYFVASLDRLCEELKLSPDVAGATFMAAGSSAPELATVVIGVFFAKDDIGISGVIGSAVFNIMFVISVCALCSGTVCQLNWWPLVRDCFFYCVSILVMLIIIFNDVISCFESIVMLLCYVAYCVALSFNTELERWALSLNLPFKLPSKEEQSALVTYKNVPESSYTQGQTKESDVSAQPPPPQQQPQAPQSDYQSYNDPNAGWDPNAAWGDESQAQPQAAARPAVDDWGMNQFNQAPGQGQENMGYNADQPESVVTGEAAAAAAAKAPTAATPGAVDYYKSTDRQREARPDPLLRPTEGGLPALVAWYVVYPIHFLCKKTMPDVRLEQYRKWYPFTFLISMVWISFYSYFMVWMITVIGSTLAIPDTVMGLTFVAAGVSVPDALSSIAVIKEGFGDMAVSNAIGSNVFDILVCLGLPWFIQTAIIKPGSHVNVISKGLAYSTLSLFSTVVFLILSTHLNGWKLDKRLGIILMIWYLFFITLAALYELNVFGYMNPPECASTY